In one window of Miscanthus floridulus cultivar M001 chromosome 12, ASM1932011v1, whole genome shotgun sequence DNA:
- the LOC136498220 gene encoding uncharacterized protein, which yields MALPLLIIRASGYWIQSTCLDGLLDGGTRHPAHREPRRQRPRPSTHPVYLSSLHPASSGEAHRDPRWYFAMSTPRDACDALSDITNIADEASRKREERNMQQRIRRAEMSSEQIEEMKRKKCEYMRDYRARKKATSQNSSTSCALTETVPTTTPMENIPPNAHGNHGHVGIGTTTTSPGSALFVANDIANDKMDEKNAQQRKRRAKMTDEQRKRVKGDTGSTNVNTEHGRRLNCKILAPQLLWLK from the exons ATGGCGTTGCCTCTGCTCATCATTCGAGCCAGTGGATACTGGATCCAAAG cACATGCCTCGATGGTCTCTTGGATGGCGGGACTCGACATCCGGCGCACCGCGAACCACGGCGGCAACGGCCACGACCTTCTACGCATCCTGTCTACCTGAGTTCGCTTCATCCTGCATCCAGCGGAGAAGCACACCGAG ATCCTCGCTGGTACTTCGCAATGTCTACGCCGAGAGATGCATGTGATGCTCTAAGCGATATCACCAACATCGCAG ATGAGGCCTCGCGGAAGAGGGAGGAAAGAAACATGCAACAACGGATTCGTCGAGCTGAGATGTCCAGCGAACAAATAGAAGAGATGAAGAGGAAAAAATGTGAATACATGCGTGACTACCGAGCACGAAAAAAGGCTACATCCCAAAATAGTAGCACTTCCTGTGCTTTGACTGAAACAGTGCCCACAACAACACCCATG GAAAATATCCCACCAAATGCACACGGAAATCATGGCCACGTCGGCATTGGCACCACGACCACATCACCAGGCAGTGCACTATTTGTGGCCAACG ACATAGCTAACGATAAGATGGACGAAAAGAACGCGCAACAACGGAAACGAAGGGCTAAGATGACCGATGAACAAAGGAAGAGAGTAAAAGGAGACACCGGGAGTACCAATGTCAATACCGAGCACGGAAGAAGGCTAAATTGTAAAATATTAGCACCGCAGCTGTTGTGGCTCAAATAG